The DNA region GCACCTCGTTTTTGAAATTTTCAGGAAACATCGGCCGGATCGGGCGATCAATCAAACGAGCGCTTAAAATTTCATTTTCGCTCGGTCTGCCTTCGCGTTTGAAAAATCCGCCGGGAATTTTACCGGCAGCGTACGCTTTTTCGCGGTACTCAACGCTCAAAGGAAAAAAGTCAAGCCCTTCTTTTGGCTTTTTTGAAGCCGTAGCAGTTGCTAAAATAACAGTCTCTCCGTATTGTACGACGACTGCTCCGTTTGCTTGTTTTGCCATTTTGCCGGTTTCAATTGACAGCGTGCTGTGTCCAAATGGTACTTCTTTTCGATAAATCATTTTGTAACTCCAGTTTATAGTATTACCGATCATTTCTTTGTTTTTTTTGCAACTAAAATTTAACACCGCAAAAAAAATAAATTGATTTGGTGGTTATTGATTAATTATTACATCTCTTGTTAACTTTTTACTGAAAGCGCATTTTCCGTTAGTAATCCTATTTATCAAGCCGAAATTTTTTTCCCGCTTGCCGATGGTTATCGCGGCAAGCACCCTATCTCGCGTGATGCTTATGAATTTAAATGTAGCTGATAACGATGTCAGTGATTTTTGCTGGCAAAGCCTCGGTGAATGTTTGATTGGTGGGCTTTCCTTTTCGAATAAATGCCAATCGACGGCTGCCGGTTTTTGTGCTGAAATATTTGTTATTGTCTTTGAAAAGAAACAATTGGCAGAGAAAAAAGCCTTTTCGTGAGCAAGGAAATTGCGTTGCGGTAAGTAATTACTTAATTTTACTGTGCCTATCGGCTCATTGACTCCATTTTTAGTTTCGGCGTAAATATGCCCCTTTGCCGCAGGCAAAACTCGTAATAAGAATTTGCGAATTACGGCTTTGCCTGCTGCGCTGGATTTTAATGAGCTAATAATCTCGTTCTTTGCCGCCTCAGCTCCAGGATTGGTAACCAAAATACGCTGTCCTGTATGACGAGCAAAATTATTCACCATTAACAACGATGTCCATCTCCTCATCGGATCAAACTATCGAAATACACGATCGGTATCAATTGCAAAATTATTATTTAACGTCGAATACCCAATTTTTTGATTAAATTCCGGTATCCCTCCAGGTCCTTGCGCATCAGGTAATTTAACAGACGACGTCGTTGGCCCACCAATTTCAGCAATCCGCGTCGTGAGTGATGATCTTTTGGCGCCTGTTTCAAATGGCCGGATATTTGCGCAATACGTTCAGTCAACAAGGCAATCTGAACTCGGGTGTTGCCCGTATCCTTGGCGCTCACGCCGAATTTGTTGATAATTTCAGATTTTTTTTCCTTCATCAACGGCATAGTTCTCTCCTATAAATACAATGCTAATAACTTTTATTGAGAATTTCCAATGAATTCACTTTGTCTTTTTCTATTTGATTAATTAATTTATCAACGGAATCAAATTTTCGATCATCTCGTATTTTTTTGACAAATTCCAATGTCAATTTCTCTCCGTAAAGCGCGTCGTGAAAATCAAACAGATGCGCTTCGATCACATCTTTTGAGAATGAAAATGTGGGCTTTCTGCCGATATAAATCACCGCTTTGTAAATTTGCTCGCGCAACCTGACAAATCCGGCGTAAATTCCAGCCGGTGGAACCAACTTTTCGCTCGAGAGTGGCGCCAAATTCGCCGTCGGAATGCGAAAAGCGCGGCCGCGTCCTTCTCCCTGAATTACCTTCCCCGTCAATTGATATCTCCTGCCCAAAAATCGCGTAGCTTGCTCCAACTTTCCCTCCGCGATTAACTTTCTGATTTTCGTGCTGCTGATAATCGTATTCTCCGCCTCGAACGGTGGCATTTGAATGATTGAAAAATGGTAACTCTCAGCGAGTTGTGAGAGCGTCTCGATGTTGCCGCGACGCTCCCGACCAAAAGCGTGATCATAGCCCACAATAATCTGCCGGAAGCCAATTTTTTCAAGCAAAATATTTTCAATGAACTGCTGTGAAGACAGTTGAGAAAGCTCAATTGTGAAAGGCAAAACAATCAGGCGCTGAATGGCTGTGTGCCGGAAAATCGAAATTTTTTCTTCTAATGTCGTCAAAAGTTTTAATCCCGGTTTGCGCTCCGGTTTTAAAACGAATTGCGGATGCGGCTCAAAAGTGACCACGGTTGCACACGAATGGCTTTTCTCCGCCTCCTGGCAGAGTCTATCCAAAATAGTTTGATGTCCGCGATGAACGCCGTCGAAGGTGCCGATTGTGATAACGCAATCTTGCTTATCGATGCGATCAAGATCATAATATATTTTCATAGGAGCCAACAGATTTCAAAAAAATTTTTATTTTTCATCCTGCAAAAGCAAACCGGGCAAATCTTCCAATCTCAGTGAATCTTCCACCCCAAAATGGCCAACTCGAATTCGCGTAAGAGATTTGAGAAAACCGCCGCACCCAAGCGCTGCGCCAATGTCACGCGCCAGAGCGCGGATATAGGTCCCTTTGGAACAATTCACTTCTATTTTCACGATCGGACTGGAAAATTTGTGTATTTTGATATCGTAAATGTGAACACGATGCGGCTTTCGTTCTATCTCCAGACCCTTGCGCGCCAATTTGTACAAACGCCGTCCGTTGACCTTTTTCGCCGAAAACATGGGCGGGATTTGATCAATCTCGCCGATGAATTTCTGGCATACTGTTTCGACGTCCGATAAAGAAAATTTCGGGACGTTGTACTGCCCGGTAATCTCTCCGGTGACGTCGTCAGTGTTAGTCGTTTTGCCCAGCTCGATTTCGCCCACATACCATTTTGGCAACTCCATTAACTGGGAAGATTTTTTTGTTGCCTTACCCGTGCATAAGAGCAAAACGCCTGTGGCAAAAGGATCCAACGTGCCGGCGTGTCCCACTTTTGTATTTGTCAAGAATCGCACGCGCTTGACAACATAAAAAGAGGATTTCCCAGCGGGTTTCAATATATTTAAAATGGCGCCGGCAGCAAAATCAAACGGCGCACCTAGCCATTCCATTTAGCCGTCGTGTTTTAATTTTTCAAGTAAAGAATCAATACGATTCGCTTCGTCAAAGCCACTGTCATAAAAAAATTTAAGTTCCGGAACATAGCGCAACTTCGTCGCTTTCGCCAATTCAAGACGCAGAAAACTTGTCACTTTCTCCAGCGCCAGATCAATTTCCCCGGCATCAGTCTCTGTTTTCAGCGTTCGGTAATAGATACGCGCATGTTTGAGATCATCGGATACTTTCACATAAGTAATCAGCACGGATTTTACCAGTGAATCCCGCACGCGGGTGGCAATGATCCCGCTGACGTCTCTTTTTATTAACTCTGCTACGCGCAGAGAGCGTTTCACCTTCATGTTAAAAAATCTCTATGTTGAAATCGATGACTTCCACTCGATAGTCGTTCTCGATGAAATTAACAATTTTATTTAAAACGCTACGGACCATTTTTTGATCATTGGAAACCGTGGAAATACCTAAAGTGGTACGTTGCCATTTTTCGTTGTTTTCCACTTCAGCAATGGCAGCGTTAAATTTGTTGCGCACCTTTGTTTTAATGCTTTTGAGCACAAAGCGTTTGGATTTCAATGATCCGCTTTCAGGAATAAACAACTCTATTTGTCCGACGCCGATAAACATATCTTTATTAATTTTAAGGCTGATTTGGCACCAGCGTTCTTTTCACTTCATTGATTTGATAGGTTTCCATCACATCGCCAACTTTAATATCGTCAAAATTTTCCAGTCCAATGCCGCATTCAAAGCCGGAAGCGACTTCTTTAACGTCGTCTTTAAAACGTCTCAGAGAAATGATCTTACCTTCATAGAGCAATTTATCGTCTCGATAAAGTCGAACATTATCATTGCGATGGGCTTTGCCGGAGATGACGTAACAACCTGCCACAGTTCCAATTTTGGGAACGCGGAACACTTCCCTGACTTCAATAGTTCCCAGATTTTCTTCTTCAAATTTTGGTGCCAGGAGTCCTTCCAAGGCAGAGCGAACATCGGCGATGGCGTCGTATATTACACGATACAAGCGAATATCGACGCTTTCTTTCTTGGCGATTTCGCGAGCTTTAATCGTGGGCCGCACCTGAAATCCGATAATGATCGCATTGGAAGCAAAAGCCAACAAGACATCCGATTCGGAAATGGCGCCCACTCCTTTGAGAATCACTTTAACGGTCACCTCGTCATTGGAGAGCTTCACCAAAGAATCGTTGATCGCCTCGACAGATCCATCCACGTCGCCCTTAATGATTAGCGCCAATTCCCTAACCCCGCCGGTTTTGATTTGTCGGGAAATTTCATCTAATGTTACGTGATGAACTTGCCGGTACTCTTGCTCTCTCTTCAGTTGCTGGCGTTTGAGACTAATTTCCCGCGTATCACGTTCAGATTTCAAAACAAGAAATTGATCTCCGGCCTGGGGCAAGCCGGTGAACCCGGTGACCTGTACTGGCGTCGAAGGAACCGCTTCTTTCATTTTTTTGCCCCATTCGTCAAACATACTTCTGACCTTACCGTAAAACTGGCCGACAATAAAAGGATCTCCGACGCGCAGTGTGCCTTTTTGAATTAATACGGTGGCGACAACGCCCTTGCCTTTATCGAGCTTGGATTCAATGACAACACCAGAGGCGTGACGATCAGGATTTGCCTGTAATTCCAACATTTCTGCTTCAACAAGAAGGCTTTCAAGCAATTTATCAACATTTTGACCGGTTTTGGCAGAAATCTCAACGCTTTGATGTTTTCCGCCCCATTCTTCGATCAAAACGCCTCGTTCGGATAGCTGTTTTTTTATTTTTTCCGCGTTTGCATTCGGCTTATCCATTTTGTTTATGGCGACAACAATAGGAACCTCGGCAGCTTTTGCGTGGTCAATGGCTTCAATCGTCTGCGGCATAACGCTATCATCGGCGGCGACGACGAGAACCACGATGTCAGTCGCCTGTGCGCCGCGAGCACGCATCGCAGTAAAAGCTTCGTGTCCCGGTGTATCCAGAAATGTAATTTTTTTGCCGTTCACCTCAACCCGGTAAGCGCCGATGTGTTGGGTGATTCCGCCGGCCTCTTTTTGGATAATGTTACTGCTACGGATATAATCCAAAAGCGAAGTTTTTCCATGATCAACATGCCCCATAATGGTTACCACTGGCGAACGCGATTCCAGTTTGGACTTATCCTCATCTTCTTCCTCTATTTCTTCCAGAACATCGCTGCCAAATTCCGGAATGATTTCAATTTTATAACCATATTCGTCGGCAACGATCTCTAAAGTTTCTTTGTCAAGCCTCTGATTGATGGTGACCAATAATCCCAATTGCATACATTTTTTAATGAGTTCACTGGATTCAACTTCCAGTTCAGTCGCTAACTCGCCAACAGTCACGAATTCGTTTATGCGCAGGATATCGCCATCCTCTTCGACGACCTCAGCCTCTTTTACTTTTTTGCGACGTTTTCTCGTTTTTGTTCCATCTTCCATGGCCGCCAGTGTTTGACGGATAGACTCTTCAACTTCTTCATCGCTGATAACAAATCTTTTTTTCTTCTTTTTTAATTTTTTCTTTAGTTTTTGCGGCGCTTTTTCTTCTGCTATTCTTTCTACGCGTTTTTTCTTCTTCCGTTTAGGCCGCTTTTTATCTTTTTCTTCTTGTTGTTCTTTCCCCCCTGCAGCCTGTTTGATCTTTTGAATTCGCTCTTTGCGCTTTAGTTTTTTCTTCTTCTTTATTTCTTCTGCTTTTTCTTGTTCAGTTAACTCTTTCTTATCCGTTGGCGCCTGAGTTTTTTCGGCAGCCGTAACGTTCTTTGCTTTTTTATGTTTAGCCGCTCTTTCCCCTGCTTGGGGCTGAGTCTCGTCAGCTTTTGCGACGACGGCTTCCGCCTCGTCGACGGATTTGGCGGTTATCGGCTTTTTCGTCTTTTCGGACTGCCGCTCTCTCTCCTCTTTTTCGGCTTTCTTGGCCGCAATTTCAGTTTTTGCCGGTCGCTCTGGCGTCTCCGTGACTTTTTTCGCTTTCTTCGATTCAGTCCGCTTCTTCGGTTTTTTATCCTCTTTTTTGCGTCGCAGCGTCTCGCTTAGCACCTGCTGAGAAAGTCGCAATCTCTCTTCATAGTCTTCCAACTCTTTCTTTTTTTGTTCTTCTTTGCTGATCTGCCTCTCTTTTAGCTCTTTTTTGATATCATAATCGCTGCTAACAATTTTACTATCATCGGCAAATTCGCTGCGAACGATCTCATACATTTCGTCCGATACCGGACTCATCTGGCTGCTCGCTTTAAACTTGTGCTGTTCCAGAAAAGTCTTCAGAGCTTCAATTGAGATGCCAAATTCTCGTGCTACTTGATATATGCGACGTTTTTTACTCAAAACTTACTACCCCGGTTATTCTTCTTCGTATTCTTCTTCTTCTTGCTTCACTTTTTCAATAGTCACAAAAATCTTTTCAATTGTTTTGGGACCTATTCCACTGAGTTGAAGCAATTCTTCCTCGTCGGCGTCAACGATATCGCCGATGCTTTCGTAGCCGTTGGAAATTAGTTTTTTGATCAACGACTTGCCTAATTCGTCCTCTAATTCCGTGATATCGATAGCTAAGTACGAATCTTCCGCCATCATTTCGACGTATTCAGATTCTTTAATCGTTTCGATTTCGTAACCTGTTAATTTTGAAGCCAAGCGCCTATTTTGACCGCCTCTGCCAATCGCCAATGAAATCTGATCATTAGAAATGACGGCAATGGCTCTTTTCTCTTCATGGTTCATAATAATTTTCAAAGGCTTCGCCGGATTCAAAGCGCGAGTAATAAATACTTCGGGCTCTGAAGACCAGTTAATAATAT from Calditrichota bacterium includes:
- the rpsO gene encoding 30S ribosomal protein S15; protein product: MPLMKEKKSEIINKFGVSAKDTGNTRVQIALLTERIAQISGHLKQAPKDHHSRRGLLKLVGQRRRLLNYLMRKDLEGYRNLIKKLGIRR
- a CDS encoding bifunctional riboflavin kinase/FAD synthetase; translation: MKIYYDLDRIDKQDCVITIGTFDGVHRGHQTILDRLCQEAEKSHSCATVVTFEPHPQFVLKPERKPGLKLLTTLEEKISIFRHTAIQRLIVLPFTIELSQLSSQQFIENILLEKIGFRQIIVGYDHAFGRERRGNIETLSQLAESYHFSIIQMPPFEAENTIISSTKIRKLIAEGKLEQATRFLGRRYQLTGKVIQGEGRGRAFRIPTANLAPLSSEKLVPPAGIYAGFVRLREQIYKAVIYIGRKPTFSFSKDVIEAHLFDFHDALYGEKLTLEFVKKIRDDRKFDSVDKLINQIEKDKVNSLEILNKSY
- the truB gene encoding tRNA pseudouridine(55) synthase TruB codes for the protein MEWLGAPFDFAAGAILNILKPAGKSSFYVVKRVRFLTNTKVGHAGTLDPFATGVLLLCTGKATKKSSQLMELPKWYVGEIELGKTTNTDDVTGEITGQYNVPKFSLSDVETVCQKFIGEIDQIPPMFSAKKVNGRRLYKLARKGLEIERKPHRVHIYDIKIHKFSSPIVKIEVNCSKGTYIRALARDIGAALGCGGFLKSLTRIRVGHFGVEDSLRLEDLPGLLLQDEK
- the rbfA gene encoding 30S ribosome-binding factor RbfA; protein product: MKVKRSLRVAELIKRDVSGIIATRVRDSLVKSVLITYVKVSDDLKHARIYYRTLKTETDAGEIDLALEKVTSFLRLELAKATKLRYVPELKFFYDSGFDEANRIDSLLEKLKHDG
- a CDS encoding DUF503 domain-containing protein; its protein translation is MFIGVGQIELFIPESGSLKSKRFVLKSIKTKVRNKFNAAIAEVENNEKWQRTTLGISTVSNDQKMVRSVLNKIVNFIENDYRVEVIDFNIEIF
- the infB gene encoding translation initiation factor IF-2; its protein translation is MSKKRRIYQVAREFGISIEALKTFLEQHKFKASSQMSPVSDEMYEIVRSEFADDSKIVSSDYDIKKELKERQISKEEQKKKELEDYEERLRLSQQVLSETLRRKKEDKKPKKRTESKKAKKVTETPERPAKTEIAAKKAEKEERERQSEKTKKPITAKSVDEAEAVVAKADETQPQAGERAAKHKKAKNVTAAEKTQAPTDKKELTEQEKAEEIKKKKKLKRKERIQKIKQAAGGKEQQEEKDKKRPKRKKKKRVERIAEEKAPQKLKKKLKKKKKRFVISDEEVEESIRQTLAAMEDGTKTRKRRKKVKEAEVVEEDGDILRINEFVTVGELATELEVESSELIKKCMQLGLLVTINQRLDKETLEIVADEYGYKIEIIPEFGSDVLEEIEEEDEDKSKLESRSPVVTIMGHVDHGKTSLLDYIRSSNIIQKEAGGITQHIGAYRVEVNGKKITFLDTPGHEAFTAMRARGAQATDIVVLVVAADDSVMPQTIEAIDHAKAAEVPIVVAINKMDKPNANAEKIKKQLSERGVLIEEWGGKHQSVEISAKTGQNVDKLLESLLVEAEMLELQANPDRHASGVVIESKLDKGKGVVATVLIQKGTLRVGDPFIVGQFYGKVRSMFDEWGKKMKEAVPSTPVQVTGFTGLPQAGDQFLVLKSERDTREISLKRQQLKREQEYRQVHHVTLDEISRQIKTGGVRELALIIKGDVDGSVEAINDSLVKLSNDEVTVKVILKGVGAISESDVLLAFASNAIIIGFQVRPTIKAREIAKKESVDIRLYRVIYDAIADVRSALEGLLAPKFEEENLGTIEVREVFRVPKIGTVAGCYVISGKAHRNDNVRLYRDDKLLYEGKIISLRRFKDDVKEVASGFECGIGLENFDDIKVGDVMETYQINEVKRTLVPNQP